A DNA window from Pseudomonas resinovorans NBRC 106553 contains the following coding sequences:
- a CDS encoding DUF4124 domain-containing protein — MQRMILAGSLLLALSASAMAGQVYKWVDAQGVTHFGAQPPDGQQATSVNTSVPQSRPDLQSLSNELAQPQEQAQPAEPLPEEKPVGDQKAIDKKVKADVASQEAERRKYCENIRTNLAQLQNNPRLRAEVEGEVRRLTEEERQSRIKEAEKAIGDNCN, encoded by the coding sequence ATGCAGCGCATGATTCTCGCCGGCAGCCTGCTGCTGGCCCTGAGCGCCTCCGCCATGGCCGGCCAGGTCTACAAGTGGGTGGACGCCCAGGGCGTTACCCACTTTGGCGCGCAGCCGCCCGACGGCCAGCAAGCCACCAGCGTGAACACGTCGGTGCCCCAGTCACGCCCGGATCTGCAGTCTCTCAGCAACGAACTGGCTCAGCCCCAGGAGCAGGCGCAACCCGCCGAACCGCTGCCGGAAGAAAAGCCGGTGGGCGACCAGAAGGCGATCGACAAGAAGGTGAAGGCGGACGTTGCCAGCCAGGAAGCCGAGCGCCGCAAGTACTGCGAAAACATCCGCACCAATCTCGCGCAGCTGCAGAACAACCCGCGTCTGCGCGCAGAGGTGGAAGGGGAAGTGCGTCGCCTGACCGAGGAAGAGCGCCAGTCCCGGATCAAGGAAGCCGAGAAGGCGATCGGTGACAACTGCAACTGA
- a CDS encoding bifunctional aminoglycoside phosphotransferase/ATP-binding protein: protein MSQSLIAALQNPALYPHPVEGFQVIETHISWVLLTGSYVYKVKKPVNFGFLDFTDLDQRRHFCEEELRLNQRLTRDLYLEVLPISGSHEAPQIGGEGPAIEYVLKMRQFPQENLLSAVQARGELTPAHIDELAERIASFHLAAPKVAVEHPLGTADAVMMPVRQNFEQIRPLIGEKADLQQLEALEAWAESSHERLEPLLAKRKQQGFIRECHGDIHLGNATLIDGEVVLFDCIEFNEPFRFTDVYADIAFIAMDLEDRGLKSLSRRLVSQYLEHTGDYEGLELLNFYKAYRALVRAKIALFSLAHQSDAVQKAATLRQYRNYAGLAESYSAIPSPFLVITHGVSASGKSQVALRLVEALGCVRLRSDVERKRLFGEQQQAAQGLQEGIYNADASAATYARLNQLAAAVLHAGFPVVIDATFLKQEQRKAARKVAEETGTPFLILDCHAPEAVIEAWLAQRQAQGGDPSDATMEVVRAQLATREPLDAGEQARSKRIDTDQAASLDGLVEHIRQHLPSV from the coding sequence GTGAGCCAGTCCCTGATAGCCGCCCTGCAGAACCCCGCTCTCTATCCGCACCCGGTAGAGGGGTTCCAGGTGATCGAGACGCACATCTCCTGGGTACTGCTGACCGGCAGCTACGTCTACAAGGTGAAGAAGCCAGTGAACTTCGGCTTCCTCGACTTCACCGACCTCGACCAGCGCCGGCACTTCTGCGAGGAAGAGCTGCGCCTCAACCAGCGCCTCACCCGCGACCTTTATCTGGAAGTGCTCCCGATCAGCGGTAGCCACGAGGCGCCGCAGATCGGCGGAGAAGGCCCGGCCATCGAATATGTGCTGAAGATGCGCCAGTTCCCCCAGGAAAACCTGCTCAGTGCCGTGCAGGCCCGCGGCGAGCTCACCCCCGCCCATATCGACGAGCTGGCCGAACGCATCGCCAGCTTCCACCTGGCTGCGCCCAAGGTTGCCGTCGAGCACCCGCTGGGCACCGCGGATGCGGTGATGATGCCGGTACGGCAGAACTTCGAGCAGATCCGCCCGCTGATCGGCGAGAAAGCCGACCTGCAGCAGCTGGAGGCCCTGGAGGCCTGGGCCGAAAGCAGCCATGAGCGTCTCGAACCGCTGCTGGCCAAGCGCAAGCAGCAAGGCTTCATCCGCGAATGCCACGGCGACATCCACCTCGGCAACGCCACCCTGATCGACGGCGAAGTGGTGCTGTTCGACTGCATCGAGTTCAACGAGCCGTTCCGCTTCACCGACGTCTACGCCGACATCGCGTTCATCGCCATGGACCTCGAAGACCGCGGCCTCAAGTCCCTCTCCCGACGCCTGGTCAGCCAGTACCTGGAGCACACCGGCGACTACGAGGGCCTGGAACTGCTCAACTTCTACAAGGCCTACCGTGCCCTGGTACGTGCCAAGATCGCCCTCTTCAGCCTCGCCCACCAATCCGACGCGGTGCAGAAGGCGGCCACCCTGCGGCAGTACCGCAACTATGCCGGTCTCGCGGAAAGCTACAGCGCCATCCCCTCGCCCTTCCTGGTCATCACCCATGGCGTCTCCGCCTCGGGCAAGAGCCAGGTGGCCCTGCGCCTGGTGGAAGCCCTCGGCTGTGTGCGCCTGCGCTCGGACGTCGAGCGCAAGCGCCTGTTCGGCGAACAGCAACAGGCTGCGCAAGGGTTGCAGGAGGGCATCTACAACGCCGACGCCAGCGCCGCCACCTATGCACGCCTGAACCAGCTGGCGGCTGCGGTCCTCCATGCGGGCTTCCCGGTGGTGATCGACGCCACCTTCCTCAAGCAGGAACAGCGCAAGGCCGCGCGCAAGGTGGCGGAAGAGACCGGAACCCCCTTCCTGATCCTCGACTGCCATGCACCGGAAGCGGTGATCGAGGCCTGGCTGGCACAGCGCCAGGCCCAGGGCGGCGACCCGTCCGACGCCACCATGGAAGTGGTACGCGCGCAACTGGCCACCCGCGAGCCCCTGGATGCCGGCGAGCAGGCCCGGAGCAAGCGCATCGACACCGACCAGGCGGCCAGCCTGGACGGCCTGGTGGAGCACATCCGCCAACACCTGCCGAGCGTCTGA
- a CDS encoding TfoX/Sxy family protein, which translates to MNDELQHMKNLGKTSAQWLHAVGIHSASDLRRFGAVGAYKAVRARGFRASKVLLYAIEGALLDVHWNDLTPGHKAELNHQLDTPVAHNKS; encoded by the coding sequence ATGAACGATGAACTGCAACACATGAAGAACCTCGGCAAGACCTCGGCCCAATGGCTGCACGCCGTCGGCATACACAGTGCCTCGGACCTGCGCCGGTTCGGTGCGGTCGGCGCCTACAAGGCCGTACGCGCCCGTGGGTTCAGGGCCTCGAAGGTATTGCTGTACGCCATCGAGGGCGCCCTGCTCGATGTGCACTGGAACGACCTGACACCCGGCCACAAGGCGGAGCTGAACCACCAGCTGGATACTCCGGTCGCCCACAACAAGAGCTAG
- the ilvN gene encoding acetolactate synthase small subunit, translated as MRHIISLLLENEPGALSRVVGLFSQRNYNIESLTVAPTEDPTLSRLTLTTVGHDEVIEQITKNLNKLIEVVKLVNLSESAHIERELMLVKVKATGAQRAEVKRTTDIFRGQIVDVTSSVYTIQLAGTSDKLDSFIQAVGTSSILETVRSGVTGISRGDKVLTI; from the coding sequence ATGCGACACATCATTTCCCTGCTGCTGGAAAACGAGCCGGGCGCGCTGTCCCGTGTGGTCGGCCTGTTCTCCCAGCGCAACTACAACATCGAAAGCCTGACCGTGGCTCCGACCGAAGACCCGACCCTGTCGCGTCTGACCCTGACCACCGTTGGCCACGATGAAGTGATCGAACAGATCACCAAGAACCTCAACAAGCTGATCGAAGTGGTCAAGCTGGTGAACCTCTCGGAGAGTGCTCACATCGAGCGCGAACTGATGCTGGTCAAGGTCAAGGCCACAGGCGCCCAGCGCGCCGAGGTCAAGCGCACCACCGACATCTTCCGCGGCCAGATCGTCGACGTGACGTCCAGCGTCTACACGATCCAGCTGGCGGGGACCAGCGACAAGCTGGACAGCTTCATCCAGGCCGTCGGCACCAGCTCGATCCTGGAAACCGTACGCAGTGGCGTCACCGGGATTTCCCGTGGCGACAAAGTACTGACCATCTGA
- a CDS encoding cyclic nucleotide-binding domain-containing protein: MYLLGEQPAYADQLINRLQSIPGQLLDGLEPSGPAVRLDQVDDLAPQLPGNQLYLIENGLLHAIVDERPLFYLQEGDLVGLRQGIDLPSCRYSSDEPISLLPFNRSEVFSHIYGNEKRQELFIQYLVGHTALLSDAVARLKQPDVRPSTGFQHFAADEELIHQGDEADHVFIIIEGHAEAYVDGQKVGDVQKDEIFGAMAVFTRERRSATVVASEPCTVMVIPKEQFLSLMQSNPRIAHSLIESMARRIDLLNKEVTQLRLSPDRT, from the coding sequence ATGTACCTACTCGGGGAGCAACCGGCCTACGCCGATCAGCTGATCAACAGACTGCAAAGCATCCCCGGGCAGTTGCTCGACGGGCTGGAACCCAGCGGCCCCGCAGTGCGCCTCGACCAGGTGGACGACCTGGCGCCGCAGTTGCCAGGCAACCAGCTGTACCTGATCGAGAACGGCCTGCTGCACGCCATTGTCGACGAGCGTCCGCTGTTCTACCTGCAGGAAGGCGACCTGGTGGGGCTTCGCCAGGGCATCGACCTGCCGTCCTGCCGCTACAGCAGCGACGAGCCCATCAGCCTGCTGCCATTCAACCGCAGCGAAGTGTTCTCCCACATCTACGGCAACGAGAAGCGCCAGGAGCTGTTCATCCAGTACCTGGTCGGCCACACCGCCCTGCTCTCGGACGCCGTGGCACGCCTGAAACAACCGGACGTGCGTCCCTCCACCGGATTCCAGCACTTCGCCGCCGACGAGGAACTGATCCATCAGGGCGACGAGGCCGACCACGTGTTCATCATCATCGAGGGGCACGCCGAGGCCTACGTCGATGGGCAGAAGGTCGGCGACGTGCAGAAGGACGAGATCTTCGGCGCCATGGCGGTCTTCACCCGGGAGCGCCGTAGCGCCACGGTGGTCGCCAGCGAGCCCTGCACCGTGATGGTGATTCCCAAGGAGCAGTTCCTCAGCCTCATGCAGAGCAATCCGCGCATCGCCCACAGCCTGATCGAGAGCATGGCGCGACGCATCGACCTGCTGAACAAGGAAGTCACCCAGCTCAGGCTGTCACCCGACAGGACCTGA
- a CDS encoding acetolactate synthase 3 large subunit: MELLSGAEMVVRSLRDEGVKYIYGYPGGALLHIYDALFKESDVTHVLVRHEQAATHMADGYARATGKPGVVLVTSGPGATNAITGIATAYMDSIPMVILSGQVPSNMVGTDAFQETDMVGISRPIVKHSFIIKHPSEIPEVIKKAFYIAQSGRPGPVVVDIPKDMGDPTQKFEYSYPKKVKLRSYSPAVRGHSGQIRKAAEMLLAAKRPIMYAGGGVIMGNASEQLTELAKMLNLPVTNTLMGLGAFPGTDRQFVGMLGMHGSYTANLAMHHADVILAVGARFDDRVINGAAKFCPNAKIIHIDIDPASISKTIKADIPIVGPVDSVLTEMVAILKEIGETPNKETVAAWWKQMDEWRAGGDLFPYDKGDGSIIKPQTVIETLWEVTKGDAYVTSDVGQHQMFAAQYYRFNKPNRWINSGGLGTMGFGFPAAMGIKLSFPETDVACVTGEGSIQMNIQELSTCLQYDLPVKIINLNNGALGMVRQWQDMQYNSRYSHSYMESLPDFVKLAEAYGHVGIRVTDPKDLKAKMEEAFSLKNRLVFLDIQVDSSEHVYPMQIRDGAMRDMWLSKTERT; encoded by the coding sequence GTGGAGCTCTTATCTGGCGCTGAAATGGTCGTCCGCTCGCTGCGTGACGAAGGCGTTAAGTACATCTATGGGTACCCGGGTGGTGCCCTCCTGCACATTTACGATGCCCTGTTCAAAGAGAGCGACGTGACCCATGTCCTGGTCCGTCATGAGCAGGCCGCTACCCATATGGCTGACGGCTACGCCCGCGCCACCGGCAAGCCCGGCGTGGTCTTGGTGACCTCCGGCCCCGGTGCGACCAACGCCATCACCGGCATCGCCACCGCCTACATGGACTCCATTCCGATGGTGATCCTGTCTGGCCAGGTGCCGAGCAACATGGTCGGTACCGACGCCTTCCAGGAAACCGACATGGTCGGTATTTCCCGCCCGATCGTGAAGCACAGCTTCATCATCAAGCATCCCTCGGAAATCCCCGAGGTGATCAAGAAGGCGTTCTACATTGCCCAGTCCGGCCGTCCCGGCCCGGTTGTCGTCGACATTCCGAAGGACATGGGCGATCCGACCCAGAAGTTCGAATACAGCTACCCGAAGAAGGTCAAGCTGCGCTCCTACAGCCCCGCGGTCCGTGGCCACTCCGGCCAGATCCGCAAGGCCGCCGAGATGCTGCTGGCCGCCAAGCGCCCGATCATGTACGCCGGTGGCGGCGTGATCATGGGCAACGCTTCCGAGCAGCTCACCGAGCTGGCGAAGATGCTCAACCTGCCGGTCACCAACACCCTGATGGGGTTGGGCGCCTTCCCGGGTACCGACCGCCAGTTCGTCGGCATGCTCGGCATGCACGGCAGCTACACCGCCAACCTGGCCATGCACCACGCTGACGTGATCCTGGCCGTGGGCGCGCGTTTCGATGACCGCGTCATCAACGGTGCCGCCAAGTTCTGCCCGAACGCCAAGATCATCCATATCGACATCGACCCGGCGTCGATCTCCAAGACCATCAAGGCCGACATCCCGATCGTTGGCCCGGTGGACAGCGTGCTGACCGAGATGGTCGCCATCCTCAAGGAAATCGGCGAGACCCCGAACAAGGAAACCGTCGCCGCCTGGTGGAAGCAGATGGACGAGTGGCGTGCCGGTGGTGACCTGTTCCCCTATGACAAGGGTGACGGCAGCATCATCAAGCCGCAGACCGTGATCGAAACCCTCTGGGAAGTGACCAAGGGCGATGCCTACGTCACCTCCGACGTGGGTCAGCACCAGATGTTCGCGGCGCAGTACTACCGCTTCAACAAGCCCAATCGCTGGATCAACTCCGGTGGCCTGGGCACCATGGGCTTCGGTTTCCCGGCGGCCATGGGCATCAAGTTGAGCTTCCCGGAAACCGACGTCGCCTGCGTGACCGGTGAAGGCAGTATCCAGATGAACATCCAGGAGCTGTCCACCTGCCTGCAGTACGACCTGCCGGTGAAGATCATCAACCTGAACAACGGTGCGCTGGGCATGGTCCGCCAATGGCAGGACATGCAGTACAACAGCCGTTACTCGCACTCCTACATGGAATCGCTGCCTGACTTCGTCAAGCTGGCCGAGGCCTATGGCCACGTCGGCATTCGCGTGACCGATCCGAAGGATCTGAAGGCGAAGATGGAAGAGGCGTTCTCCCTGAAGAACCGTCTGGTGTTCCTCGACATCCAGGTGGACTCCAGCGAGCACGTCTACCCGATGCAGATTCGCGATGGCGCCATGCGCGACATGTGGCTGAGCAAGACGGAGCGTACCTGA
- the mrcB gene encoding penicillin-binding protein 1B, producing MTRPRSPKSRSKRRPSSLRPWLGWALKLGLVGLVVLAGFAIYLDAVVQEKFSGKRWTVPAKVYARPLELFAGLKLSKDDFLKELDALGYRRESLSNGPGAASVSGNNVELNTRGFQFYEGAEPAQRVRVRFSGDYVAGLTQANGANLAVARLEPLLIGGLYPAHHEDRVLIKLDQVPAYMVETLVATEDREFFNHHGVSLKSIARAFWVNATAGELRQGGSTLTQQLVKNFYLTSERSISRKATEAMMAVLLELHYDKREILEAYLNEVFLGQDGQRAIHGFGLASQYFFSQPLAELKLHQIALLVGMVKGPSYYNPRRYPERALERRNLVIDLLAEQGVVTPAEATAAKQRPLGVTQRGSLADSSYPAFLDLVKRQLREDYREEDLTEEGLRIFTSFDPILQSKAETALNETLKRLDGRKGVDQVEAAMVVSNPETGEIQALIGSRQPRFAGFNRAVDAVRPIGSLIKPAIYLTALERPSQFTLTSWVVDEPFSVKGQDGQVWRPQNYDRRAHGTIPLYQGLANSYNLSTAKLGLELGVPNVLKTLERLGVSREWPAYPSMLLGAGALSPMEVATMYQTLANGGFNTPLRGIRSVLNAEGEPLKRYPFQIQQRFDPGSIYLVQNAMQRVMREGTARSVYSQLPSSLTLAGKTGTTNDSRDSWFAGFSQDLLAVVWLGRDDNGKTPLTGATGALQVWTSFMRKAEPLPLDMPMPDNVIQAWIDPHSGQGSDPSCSGAVQMPYIRGSEPAPGSPCGLGAPVDSVMDWVRGWTQ from the coding sequence ATGACACGTCCCCGATCCCCCAAATCCCGCTCTAAACGCCGTCCCAGCAGCCTTCGCCCCTGGTTGGGCTGGGCCCTCAAGCTAGGCCTGGTCGGCCTGGTGGTGCTGGCCGGCTTCGCCATCTACCTCGATGCCGTGGTCCAGGAGAAGTTCTCCGGCAAGCGCTGGACGGTCCCGGCCAAGGTCTATGCCCGGCCATTGGAACTGTTCGCCGGCCTGAAGCTGTCCAAGGATGACTTCCTCAAGGAACTGGACGCCCTCGGCTACCGCCGCGAGAGCCTGTCCAACGGTCCGGGCGCCGCATCGGTTTCCGGCAACAACGTCGAACTCAACACCCGCGGCTTCCAGTTCTATGAAGGCGCGGAGCCCGCCCAGCGCGTGCGCGTGCGTTTCTCCGGCGATTACGTCGCCGGTCTGACCCAGGCCAACGGCGCCAACCTGGCGGTGGCTCGCCTCGAGCCGTTGCTGATCGGCGGCCTGTATCCCGCGCATCATGAAGACCGCGTGCTGATCAAGCTCGACCAGGTGCCGGCCTATATGGTGGAAACCCTGGTGGCCACGGAGGACCGCGAGTTCTTCAATCACCACGGCGTGTCCCTCAAGTCCATCGCCCGGGCGTTCTGGGTCAACGCGACCGCCGGTGAACTGCGCCAGGGCGGCAGTACCCTAACCCAGCAGTTGGTGAAGAACTTCTACCTGACCAGCGAGCGCAGCATTTCCCGCAAGGCCACCGAAGCCATGATGGCGGTGCTGCTGGAGCTGCACTACGACAAGCGCGAGATCCTCGAGGCTTACCTCAACGAGGTGTTCCTCGGCCAGGACGGCCAGCGCGCCATCCACGGCTTCGGCCTGGCCAGCCAGTATTTCTTCAGCCAGCCCCTGGCGGAGCTGAAGCTGCACCAGATCGCCTTGCTGGTGGGCATGGTCAAGGGACCGTCCTACTACAACCCGCGTCGTTATCCGGAGCGCGCGCTGGAGCGCCGCAACCTGGTGATCGACCTGCTGGCCGAGCAAGGCGTGGTGACGCCCGCGGAAGCCACCGCGGCGAAGCAGCGCCCGCTGGGCGTGACCCAGCGCGGCAGCCTGGCCGACAGCTCCTATCCGGCGTTCCTCGACCTGGTGAAGCGCCAGCTGCGTGAGGACTACCGCGAGGAAGACCTGACCGAAGAAGGCCTGCGCATCTTCACCAGCTTCGACCCCATCCTGCAGTCCAAGGCGGAAACTGCCCTGAACGAAACCCTCAAGCGCCTGGACGGGCGCAAGGGCGTCGACCAGGTGGAAGCGGCCATGGTCGTCAGCAACCCCGAAACCGGCGAGATCCAGGCGCTGATCGGCAGCCGCCAGCCACGCTTCGCCGGCTTCAACCGCGCGGTGGACGCCGTGCGCCCCATCGGCTCGCTGATCAAGCCGGCGATCTACCTGACCGCGCTGGAGCGCCCGAGCCAGTTCACACTGACCAGTTGGGTGGTCGACGAGCCCTTCTCGGTGAAGGGGCAGGACGGCCAGGTATGGCGCCCGCAGAACTATGATCGCCGCGCCCATGGCACCATCCCCCTGTACCAGGGGCTGGCCAACTCCTACAACTTGTCGACTGCCAAGCTGGGGCTGGAACTGGGCGTTCCCAATGTGCTCAAAACACTTGAACGGCTGGGTGTTTCCCGTGAGTGGCCGGCCTATCCCTCGATGCTCCTGGGCGCTGGCGCGCTGAGCCCGATGGAAGTGGCGACCATGTACCAGACCCTGGCCAATGGTGGTTTCAACACGCCGTTGCGGGGTATCCGCAGCGTACTGAACGCCGAGGGTGAGCCGCTCAAGCGCTATCCCTTCCAGATTCAGCAGCGTTTCGATCCGGGTTCCATCTACTTGGTGCAGAACGCCATGCAGCGGGTGATGCGCGAAGGTACCGCGCGTTCGGTGTACAGCCAGTTGCCATCGTCCCTGACCCTGGCGGGCAAGACCGGTACCACCAACGATTCGCGCGATAGCTGGTTCGCCGGCTTCAGCCAGGATCTGCTGGCGGTGGTATGGCTGGGGCGCGACGACAACGGCAAGACGCCGCTGACCGGAGCCACCGGCGCGCTGCAGGTCTGGACGAGCTTCATGCGCAAGGCCGAGCCACTGCCGCTGGACATGCCGATGCCGGACAACGTGATACAAGCCTGGATTGACCCGCACAGTGGCCAGGGATCTGACCCGAGCTGCTCCGGAGCGGTCCAGATGCCCTACATTCGTGGCAGCGAACCCGCCCCCGGCTCGCCTTGCGGCCTGGGCGCACCCGTGGACTCGGTAATGGACTGGGTTCGCGGTTGGACGCAATGA
- the ilvY gene encoding HTH-type transcriptional activator IlvY, translating into MDNHSLRLFLSLADNLHFGKTSREQHVSPSALSRSIKQLEDELGAPLFVRDSRSVQLTREGQQFREYASEVLSGWHAIRQRLMQDQLDLHGELSLYCSVTASYSFLYDILSSFRQDYPRIEMKLHTGDPAKAVERVQQGLEDLAIGARPDNLPAGVDFQSITRSELRFIGPRSPQLLTAEQLKEPTAQSWKDVPMILSEEGLARTRTDRWLKSHGIKPRIYAQVSGNEAIVSMVSLGFGIGVVPQIVLDNSPLTERICIYDIQPPLAAYDIGLFALEKRLKDPLITAFWNRRQ; encoded by the coding sequence ATGGACAACCATTCCCTCAGGCTCTTTCTTTCCCTGGCAGACAACCTGCACTTCGGCAAGACCAGCCGCGAGCAGCATGTCAGCCCCTCGGCGCTCAGCCGCAGCATCAAGCAGCTCGAGGACGAACTTGGCGCACCCTTGTTCGTACGTGACAGTCGCTCGGTTCAGTTGACCCGCGAGGGCCAGCAGTTCCGCGAATACGCGAGCGAGGTCTTGAGCGGCTGGCATGCCATCCGCCAACGACTCATGCAGGACCAATTGGACCTGCACGGCGAGCTCTCCCTGTATTGCTCGGTAACGGCGAGCTACAGCTTCCTCTACGACATCCTGAGCAGCTTCCGCCAGGACTACCCGCGCATCGAAATGAAGCTGCACACCGGCGACCCCGCAAAGGCCGTCGAGCGGGTGCAGCAAGGACTGGAGGATCTCGCCATCGGCGCCCGCCCCGACAACCTGCCGGCCGGCGTCGACTTCCAGTCGATCACCCGCTCGGAGCTGCGCTTCATCGGCCCACGGTCACCTCAGCTGCTGACAGCGGAACAACTGAAGGAGCCCACGGCGCAAAGCTGGAAGGACGTGCCGATGATTCTCTCGGAAGAAGGCCTGGCCCGGACCCGGACCGACCGCTGGCTGAAAAGCCACGGCATCAAGCCGCGCATATATGCCCAGGTGAGCGGCAACGAGGCCATCGTCAGCATGGTGAGCCTGGGATTCGGAATCGGCGTGGTTCCGCAGATCGTGCTCGACAACAGCCCCCTGACCGAGCGCATCTGCATCTACGATATCCAGCCGCCATTGGCCGCCTACGACATCGGCCTGTTCGCCTTGGAAAAACGCCTCAAGGACCCACTGATCACAGCCTTCTGGAATCGCCGCCAGTAA
- a CDS encoding YqcC family protein: protein MDPRCMDVADQLLLIERELRSLGWWDDEAPSAEALASQTPFCVDTLAFEQWLQWIFLPRMKVIIENDLELPHASGIRAMAEEVYRERQTEASRLLDALGAFDRLIGGAN from the coding sequence ATGGACCCGCGTTGCATGGACGTGGCCGACCAGCTCCTGCTCATCGAGCGGGAGCTGCGGAGCCTGGGGTGGTGGGACGATGAGGCACCCAGCGCGGAGGCCCTGGCCAGCCAGACTCCCTTCTGCGTGGACACCCTGGCCTTCGAGCAATGGCTGCAGTGGATTTTCCTGCCGCGCATGAAGGTCATCATCGAGAATGACCTTGAGCTGCCGCATGCCTCCGGCATTCGTGCCATGGCTGAAGAGGTCTACCGGGAACGGCAGACCGAAGCGAGCCGGCTGCTCGACGCACTGGGCGCCTTCGACCGACTGATAGGCGGGGCGAACTGA
- the ilvC gene encoding ketol-acid reductoisomerase: MKVYYDKDCDLSIIQGKKVAIIGYGSQGHAHACNLKDSGVDVTVGLRPGSATVAKAQAHGLTVKSVPEAVAAADLVMILTPDEFQSKLYKEEVEPNLKKGATLAFAHGFAIHYNQVVPRADLDVIMIAPKAPGHTVRSEFVKGGGIPDLVAIYQDASGNAKNVALSYACGVGGGRTGIIETTFKDETETDLFGEQAVLCGGCVELVKAGFETLVEAGYAPEMAYFECLHELKLIVDLMYEGGIANMNYSISNNAEYGEYVTGPEVINAESRQAMRNALKRIQDGEYAKMFIQEGASNYASMTAYRRNNAAHPIEQVGERLRAMMPWISANKIVDKTKN; the protein is encoded by the coding sequence ATGAAAGTTTATTACGACAAAGACTGTGACCTCTCGATCATCCAGGGCAAGAAAGTAGCCATCATCGGTTACGGCTCCCAGGGCCACGCTCACGCGTGCAACCTGAAAGATTCCGGTGTCGACGTGACTGTTGGTCTGCGTCCTGGCTCCGCCACCGTCGCCAAGGCCCAGGCCCATGGCCTGACCGTCAAGAGCGTTCCGGAAGCCGTTGCCGCCGCCGACCTGGTGATGATCCTGACTCCGGACGAGTTCCAGTCCAAGCTGTACAAGGAAGAAGTCGAGCCGAATCTGAAGAAGGGTGCCACCCTGGCCTTCGCCCACGGCTTCGCCATCCACTACAACCAGGTCGTTCCGCGCGCTGACCTCGACGTGATCATGATCGCGCCGAAGGCCCCGGGCCACACCGTTCGCTCCGAGTTCGTCAAGGGCGGCGGCATCCCTGACCTGGTCGCCATCTACCAGGACGCTTCCGGCAATGCCAAGAACGTCGCTCTGTCCTACGCCTGCGGCGTTGGCGGCGGCCGTACCGGCATCATTGAAACCACCTTCAAGGACGAGACCGAAACCGACCTGTTCGGCGAGCAGGCCGTTCTGTGCGGCGGTTGCGTCGAGCTGGTGAAAGCCGGTTTCGAAACCCTGGTCGAAGCTGGCTACGCGCCGGAAATGGCCTACTTCGAGTGCCTGCACGAACTGAAGCTGATCGTTGACCTCATGTACGAAGGCGGCATCGCCAACATGAACTACTCGATCTCCAACAACGCCGAGTACGGCGAGTACGTGACCGGCCCGGAGGTCATCAACGCCGAATCCCGCCAGGCCATGCGCAACGCTCTGAAGCGCATCCAGGACGGCGAATACGCCAAGATGTTCATCCAGGAAGGCGCATCGAACTATGCTTCGATGACTGCCTACCGCCGCAACAACGCTGCTCACCCGATCGAGCAGGTTGGCGAGCGTCTGCGCGCGATGATGCCGTGGATCTCCGCCAACAAGATCGTCGACAAGAC
- a CDS encoding M48 family metallopeptidase, which produces MSKAWIPALAAAALLAGCSTPQRGAIPVVDSGAPLSELEQGNSGGGYNRAPAAPRSVPADSGVVVMVPGASSGAPIAAPASSAPISGSITSGGITPGPITSGPATSAPTAPAYGAPSYGSPSYSAPAPVAPSGIPSTSGGLAADEQLDGPVLALLTTAQQQQGGGDLNGAAASLERAQRIAPREPQVLYRLAEVRLAQGDAAQAEQFARRAMTYANGRPALQASLWELIARSRDTQGDPSGAALAREKAKVNL; this is translated from the coding sequence GTGAGTAAAGCCTGGATTCCCGCCCTTGCTGCAGCCGCCCTCCTGGCCGGCTGCTCCACCCCGCAGCGTGGCGCCATTCCCGTGGTCGATTCCGGCGCGCCCCTGTCCGAACTGGAACAGGGTAACTCCGGCGGTGGCTACAATCGGGCGCCCGCCGCGCCGCGCAGTGTGCCCGCCGACTCCGGTGTGGTGGTCATGGTGCCCGGCGCCAGTTCCGGTGCGCCGATTGCCGCGCCGGCTTCCAGCGCGCCCATCAGCGGCAGCATCACCAGTGGCGGTATCACGCCCGGCCCCATTACCAGCGGCCCGGCGACCAGCGCACCCACGGCTCCTGCCTATGGTGCGCCCAGCTACGGCTCGCCGAGCTATAGCGCGCCGGCCCCCGTCGCCCCGAGCGGCATTCCCAGCACCAGTGGCGGCCTGGCTGCCGACGAGCAGCTCGATGGTCCGGTGCTGGCGCTGCTGACCACCGCCCAGCAACAGCAGGGTGGCGGCGATCTGAACGGTGCAGCGGCCAGCCTGGAGCGTGCCCAGCGCATCGCGCCGCGCGAGCCGCAGGTGCTCTATCGACTGGCCGAAGTGCGGCTGGCCCAGGGCGATGCGGCCCAGGCCGAGCAATTCGCCCGTCGCGCCATGACCTATGCCAATGGTCGTCCCGCCCTGCAGGCCAGCCTGTGGGAGCTGATCGCGCGTTCTCGCGACACCCAGGGCGATCCGTCCGGCGCCGCGCTTGCGCGTGAGAAAGCCAAGGTCAATCTCTGA